Proteins encoded by one window of Salvia splendens isolate huo1 chromosome 14, SspV2, whole genome shotgun sequence:
- the LOC121765658 gene encoding uncharacterized protein LOC121765658 has protein sequence MDDDCEEDENPLISIHAISGSSSCSFKTIRITGRVGNRPLHILVDSGSTYNFLDLRLAKRLGLQLTPIRPVSVDVAVGNRLDALLCAKICSLRGTTFHTEVLLLPSGNCDMVLGVQWLETLGVIHWDFKHLTMDFTLDGKRYVLRGGQSDPPVMAISDREMNKLLAHSDGIQLCCVKVNSNRCSELLSLDSSAQEEQRIPSFIHSFLDSQGEVFKEATALPPPHSKDHRIVLNPGASPVNSRTYRHTALQKNIIEK, from the coding sequence ATGGATGATGACtgtgaggaagatgaaaatcCTCTGATTTCGATCCATGCTATTAGTGGATCCTCATCGTGCAGCTTCAAAACAATACGCATCACTGGCCGGGTGGGTAatcgccctctccacatcctcgTGGATTCCGGTAGTACTTACAACTTCTTGGACCTCCGCCTTGCCAAGCGCCTTGGCCTTCAATTGACACCAATTCGACCCGTCTCGGTGGATGTTGCCGTTGGGAACCGCCTTGATGCACTTCTGTGTGCAAAGATCTGCAGTCTGCGGGGGACTACCTTCCACACGGAGGTTTTGCTCCTTCCTTCTGGGAATTGCGATATGGTATTGGGTGTACAATGGTTGGAGACCTTGGGGGTGATCCATTGGGACTTCAAACACCTTACTATGGATTTTACCTTGGATGGGAAACGTTATGTGTTGCGTGGAGGTCAATCTGACCCCCCGGTTATGGCTATCTCAGATCGGGAAATGAACAAGCTCTTGGCTCATTCCGATGGTATTCAGCTTTGCTGCGTTAAAGTGAATTCCAACCGCTGCTCTGAACTTTTGTCGCTGGACAGCTCTGCTCAGGAGGAACAAAGGATTCCTTCATTCATCCATTCTTTTTTGGATAGCCAAGGCGAGGTGTTCAAGGAGGCCACTGCCCTCCCTCCGCCGCACTCTAAGGATCATCGGATTGTACTCAACCCTGGAGCTTCGCCGGTTAATTCTCGGACCTACCGCCACACTGCCCTGCAGAAGAACATTATCGAGAAGTAG